One window of Microbacterium sediminis genomic DNA carries:
- a CDS encoding Gfo/Idh/MocA family protein codes for MTGLRWGILATGGISRAFAGDLRQAGLDLRAVGSRTAASADAFARDFEVDNVHASYEALVGDPDVDIIYVGTPHPMHFEAAKLALENGKHALVEKAFTVNRAEAAALRDLAAEKGLLVMEAMWTRWLPHMVRVRELLAAGALGDIRAVHADHTQKLPSDPAHRLNALALGGGALLDLGIYPISFVWDVLGAPTRITATARLGETGADTEVATIMTHGDGALSTTLSSSRAAGPTTAHIIGTEARIDIDRAFYRPTTFRLRAPDGTVLETYESRVQGRGMQYEALAAEKLVAEGNLAGDILPIDQTVEIMGALDEIRRQIGLVYPTEPDGIPARDARSDRGESK; via the coding sequence ATGACTGGACTTCGCTGGGGAATCCTCGCCACGGGCGGCATCTCGCGGGCGTTCGCGGGCGATCTGCGACAGGCCGGCCTCGATCTGCGCGCCGTCGGCTCGCGCACCGCGGCGAGCGCCGACGCGTTCGCGCGCGACTTCGAGGTGGACAACGTGCACGCCTCGTACGAGGCGCTCGTGGGCGATCCGGACGTCGACATCATCTACGTCGGCACGCCGCACCCGATGCACTTCGAGGCGGCCAAGCTCGCCCTCGAGAACGGCAAGCACGCGCTCGTCGAGAAGGCCTTCACTGTCAACCGCGCCGAGGCCGCCGCCCTGCGCGATCTGGCGGCCGAGAAGGGCCTGCTGGTCATGGAGGCGATGTGGACGCGCTGGCTGCCGCACATGGTGCGCGTCCGCGAGCTGCTCGCCGCCGGCGCCCTCGGCGACATTCGCGCCGTGCACGCCGACCACACCCAGAAGCTGCCCTCCGACCCCGCGCACCGCCTCAACGCGCTCGCGCTCGGCGGCGGCGCGCTGCTGGACCTGGGCATCTACCCCATCTCGTTCGTGTGGGACGTGCTCGGCGCCCCCACGCGCATCACCGCGACCGCACGCCTGGGCGAGACCGGTGCCGACACCGAGGTCGCGACGATCATGACCCACGGCGACGGCGCGCTCTCCACAACGCTGTCGTCCTCGCGCGCGGCCGGCCCGACGACCGCGCACATCATCGGCACCGAGGCGCGCATCGACATCGACCGCGCCTTCTACCGCCCGACCACCTTCCGGCTGCGCGCCCCCGACGGCACGGTGCTCGAGACCTACGAGTCGCGCGTGCAGGGCCGCGGCATGCAGTACGAGGCGCTGGCCGCCGAGAAGCTGGTGGCGGAGGGCAACCTCGCCGGCGACATCCTGCCGATCGACCAGACGGTCGAGATCATGGGCGCCCTCGACGAGATCCGCCGGCAGATCGGCCTCGTCTACCCCACCGAGCCGGACGGGATCCCCGCACGCGATGCACGGAGCGACCGAGGGGAGTCGAAGTGA
- a CDS encoding O-acetylhomoserine aminocarboxypropyltransferase/cysteine synthase family protein gives MTHDSPALPEGFVTAQLGAGYEPGAVAQQTVAVPIHQSSAYQFRSLREARERFALREKGFIYSRNAHPTQAVLEQRVAALEGGVAAAAVGSGQAATAVATLALAGRGGHIVAAHQLYGGTVDLFHDTFADLGIDVTFVDQDDLDAWRAAVRPTTRAFFAESVANPVAQVLDMRAVADIAHEAGVPLVIDNTVATPALLRPREFGADIVVHSATKFLGGHGTSLGGVVVDLGTFDFSASPEKWPALSEPHHRFGGVPLWDAFGREAAFITLIKSKYVGDLGPALSPFNAFQIIEGVETLNLRVDRHAASGLAVAAFLESHPAVAAVHHPGLASNRWHGLAERYLPRGVPSVFAFDLAATGDDEADYARAEKVIDALRVIRLVANIGDARSLACHPATMTHNHMTRDQLTAAGISFATIRLSIGLEDPSELIADLARALDAL, from the coding sequence ATGACGCACGACTCGCCCGCCCTGCCCGAAGGCTTCGTCACCGCCCAGCTCGGCGCCGGGTACGAGCCGGGCGCCGTCGCGCAGCAGACGGTCGCGGTGCCGATCCATCAGTCGTCGGCCTACCAGTTCCGCTCGCTCCGCGAGGCGCGCGAGCGCTTCGCCCTGCGCGAGAAGGGCTTCATCTACAGCCGCAACGCGCACCCGACCCAGGCCGTGCTCGAGCAGCGGGTGGCCGCGCTCGAGGGCGGCGTTGCGGCGGCGGCGGTCGGCTCCGGCCAGGCCGCGACGGCCGTGGCGACGCTCGCCCTGGCGGGGCGCGGCGGCCACATCGTCGCCGCCCACCAGCTCTACGGCGGCACCGTCGATCTGTTCCACGACACCTTCGCCGACCTCGGGATCGACGTGACCTTCGTCGATCAGGACGACCTCGACGCCTGGCGCGCGGCGGTGCGCCCCACCACGCGCGCCTTCTTCGCGGAGAGCGTCGCCAACCCGGTGGCCCAGGTGCTCGACATGCGCGCCGTCGCCGACATCGCACACGAGGCCGGCGTGCCCCTCGTCATCGACAACACCGTGGCCACCCCGGCGCTGCTGCGCCCGCGGGAGTTCGGCGCCGACATCGTGGTGCACTCCGCCACGAAGTTCCTCGGCGGCCACGGCACCTCGCTCGGCGGCGTCGTCGTGGATCTCGGCACGTTCGACTTCTCGGCCTCGCCCGAGAAGTGGCCCGCCCTCAGCGAGCCGCATCACCGCTTCGGCGGGGTGCCGCTGTGGGACGCGTTCGGCCGCGAGGCGGCGTTCATCACGCTCATCAAGTCGAAGTACGTCGGCGACCTCGGCCCGGCCCTGTCCCCGTTCAACGCGTTCCAGATCATCGAGGGTGTCGAGACGCTCAACCTCCGCGTCGATCGCCACGCCGCCTCCGGCCTCGCCGTCGCCGCGTTCCTCGAGAGCCACCCGGCGGTCGCCGCCGTGCACCACCCCGGCCTGGCGTCCAACCGCTGGCACGGGCTCGCCGAGCGGTACCTCCCCCGCGGCGTGCCGTCGGTGTTCGCCTTCGACCTCGCCGCCACCGGCGACGACGAGGCGGACTACGCGCGCGCCGAGAAGGTCATCGACGCGCTGCGCGTGATCCGACTCGTGGCCAACATCGGCGACGCCCGGTCGCTCGCCTGTCATCCCGCCACGATGACGCACAACCACATGACGCGCGATCAGCTCACGGCCGCCGGCATCTCCTTCGCGACGATCCGCCTGTCGATCGGCCTCGAGGACCCGTCCGAGCTCATCGCCGACCTCGCCCGGGCCCTCGACGCCCTCTGA
- a CDS encoding bifunctional proline dehydrogenase/L-glutamate gamma-semialdehyde dehydrogenase, which yields MTIASPVPHPQPESSPARIDADLAAEAIALVRTWLEEARTEKVDASARNLAGVLRDPNGLAFTVGFVDGVVRPEDTRVAAHALTELVPLIPRFLPAPLRALIRLGALFAPALPGVVVPASRAVLRRMVRHLIVDARDEKLGAALERIQGDGTRLNVNLLGEAILGREEAARRLASTARLLERDDVDYVSIKVSSTVAPHSPWAFDEAVADAVEALLPLYETARRGGKFINLDMEEYKDLDLTIAVFTTILDRPEFLGLEAGIVLQAYLPDALGAMMRLQEWSAARVARGGAPIKVRVVKGANLPMEQVDAEAHGWPLATWESKQATDASYKAVLDYALHPERVAHVKIGVAGHNLFDIALAHLLAQRRGATAGVEFEMLLGMATAQAAVVRRHVGSLLLYTPVVHPDEFDVAIAYLIRRLEEGASQDNFMSAVFDLDTNPALFEREKDRFLRSVAAIPTEVPAPRRVQNRQLPAPAAPTDRFENTPDTDPALAPNREWAAGIRARMASSTLGVDTLAARRIGTATELDETIAGAVSAAAAWRDLGSDGRAAILHRAGDVLEARRAELLEVMGAEAGKVIEQGDPEVSEAIDFAHYYAESARALAGVDGAAFEPVDLTVVTPPWNFPVAIPAGSTLAALAAGSAVILKPASQSARCGAVLAEALWEAGVPREVLRLVTLADRALGAQLVADERVGRVILTGGYETAELFRSFRRDLPLLAETSGKNAIIVTPSADLDLAAKDVAYSAFGHAGQKCSAASLVILVGTAGTSERFRRQLLDAVSGYEVGAPWEGPSRIGPLIGPAEGKLLRALTALEPGQSWLLEPERLDEAGAMWRPGIRDGVRPGSEFHLTEYFGPVLGIMTAATLDEAIDLVNAIEYGLTSGLHSLDEAEVARWLERIEAGNAYVNRGTTGAIVQRQPFGGWKRSAVGAGTKAGGPSYLFGLGTWRDAPVTAAGALDAAARAALAACDDAWLAAALAADVAAFADEFGVARDVQGLALEQNVLRYAPVPVTIRVEDAPAREIVRVAAAGARAGSALTVSSAAALEPAVAAYLASVGAAAMVEDAVAWAERLRGLTATGGRVRLLGASRAAVAEATDGAPNVAVYDGPVVSAGRVEMLTFLREQAVSITAHRFGNPRRYEVPPLV from the coding sequence ATGACGATCGCGTCGCCCGTCCCCCACCCGCAGCCCGAGTCGTCGCCCGCACGCATCGACGCGGATCTCGCAGCCGAGGCCATCGCGCTCGTGCGCACCTGGCTCGAGGAGGCCCGCACCGAGAAGGTCGACGCGTCGGCCAGGAACCTCGCCGGCGTGCTGCGCGATCCGAACGGCCTCGCCTTCACCGTCGGCTTCGTCGACGGCGTCGTGCGCCCCGAGGACACGCGCGTGGCCGCCCACGCCCTCACCGAGCTCGTCCCCCTCATCCCCCGCTTCCTGCCGGCTCCCCTGCGCGCCCTCATCCGCCTGGGCGCCCTGTTCGCGCCCGCGCTCCCCGGCGTCGTCGTGCCCGCCAGCCGTGCCGTGCTGCGCCGCATGGTGCGCCACCTCATCGTCGACGCGCGCGACGAGAAGCTCGGCGCCGCGCTCGAGCGGATCCAGGGCGACGGCACCCGACTGAACGTCAACCTGCTCGGCGAGGCGATCCTCGGCCGCGAGGAGGCCGCCCGGCGCCTCGCCAGCACGGCGCGCCTGCTGGAGCGCGACGACGTCGACTACGTGTCGATCAAGGTCTCGTCCACCGTGGCGCCGCACAGCCCGTGGGCGTTCGACGAGGCCGTGGCCGATGCCGTCGAGGCCCTGCTGCCGCTGTACGAGACGGCCCGCCGCGGCGGGAAGTTCATCAACCTCGACATGGAGGAGTACAAGGACCTCGACCTGACGATCGCGGTCTTCACGACGATCCTCGATCGCCCGGAGTTCCTCGGCCTGGAGGCCGGCATCGTGCTGCAGGCCTACCTGCCCGACGCGCTGGGGGCGATGATGCGCCTGCAGGAGTGGTCGGCCGCGCGCGTGGCCCGCGGCGGCGCGCCCATCAAGGTCCGCGTGGTCAAGGGCGCGAACCTGCCCATGGAGCAGGTCGACGCCGAGGCCCACGGCTGGCCGCTGGCGACCTGGGAGTCGAAGCAGGCCACGGACGCCTCGTACAAGGCCGTGCTCGACTACGCCCTGCACCCGGAGCGCGTCGCGCACGTCAAGATCGGCGTCGCGGGGCACAACCTGTTCGACATCGCCCTCGCGCACCTGCTCGCCCAGCGCCGCGGCGCCACCGCGGGCGTCGAGTTCGAGATGCTGCTCGGCATGGCCACCGCGCAGGCCGCGGTCGTGCGCCGCCACGTCGGCTCGCTGCTGCTGTACACGCCCGTCGTGCACCCCGACGAGTTCGACGTGGCGATCGCGTACCTGATCCGCCGCCTCGAGGAGGGCGCGAGCCAGGACAACTTCATGTCGGCCGTCTTCGACCTCGACACGAACCCCGCGCTGTTCGAGCGCGAGAAGGACCGCTTCCTGCGCTCGGTAGCGGCGATCCCCACCGAGGTGCCGGCACCCCGCCGTGTGCAGAACCGGCAGCTGCCGGCTCCGGCGGCGCCCACGGATCGGTTCGAGAACACGCCGGACACCGATCCGGCGCTGGCGCCCAACCGCGAGTGGGCCGCGGGCATCCGCGCGCGCATGGCGTCGTCGACCCTCGGCGTCGACACCCTCGCGGCGCGCCGGATCGGCACCGCCACCGAACTCGACGAGACGATCGCGGGCGCCGTGAGCGCGGCGGCCGCCTGGCGCGACCTCGGCTCCGACGGACGCGCCGCGATCCTGCACCGCGCCGGCGACGTGCTCGAGGCGCGCCGGGCGGAGCTGCTGGAGGTGATGGGCGCGGAGGCCGGCAAGGTCATCGAGCAGGGCGACCCCGAGGTGTCGGAGGCGATCGACTTCGCGCACTACTACGCCGAGAGCGCCCGGGCGCTGGCGGGCGTGGACGGCGCCGCGTTCGAGCCGGTCGACCTCACGGTGGTGACGCCGCCGTGGAACTTCCCCGTCGCGATCCCCGCGGGATCCACGCTCGCCGCCCTGGCGGCTGGCTCCGCCGTGATCCTCAAGCCCGCGAGCCAGTCCGCCCGCTGCGGTGCCGTGCTCGCCGAGGCGCTGTGGGAGGCCGGCGTGCCGCGCGAGGTGCTGCGCCTGGTGACCCTCGCCGACCGCGCCCTCGGCGCGCAGCTCGTCGCCGACGAGCGGGTGGGCCGCGTCATCCTCACCGGCGGCTACGAGACCGCCGAGCTGTTCCGATCCTTCCGCCGCGACCTGCCGCTGCTGGCCGAGACGAGCGGCAAGAACGCGATCATCGTCACCCCGTCGGCCGATCTCGACCTCGCGGCGAAGGACGTCGCGTACTCGGCGTTCGGCCACGCGGGCCAGAAGTGCTCGGCCGCGTCGCTCGTGATCCTCGTGGGCACCGCCGGCACGAGCGAGCGCTTCCGGCGTCAGCTGCTCGACGCGGTCAGCGGCTACGAGGTCGGCGCCCCGTGGGAGGGTCCGTCGCGCATCGGCCCGCTCATCGGCCCCGCCGAGGGCAAGCTCCTCCGTGCGCTCACGGCCCTCGAGCCCGGGCAGAGCTGGCTGCTCGAGCCCGAGAGGCTCGACGAGGCCGGTGCGATGTGGCGCCCCGGCATCCGCGACGGCGTGCGCCCCGGCTCGGAGTTCCATCTCACGGAGTACTTCGGCCCCGTACTCGGGATCATGACGGCGGCGACGCTCGACGAGGCGATCGACCTCGTCAACGCCATCGAGTACGGCCTCACCTCGGGCCTGCATTCGCTCGACGAGGCCGAGGTCGCCCGCTGGCTCGAGCGGATCGAGGCCGGCAACGCCTACGTCAACCGCGGCACCACCGGTGCGATCGTGCAGCGCCAGCCGTTCGGCGGCTGGAAGAGGTCGGCGGTCGGCGCCGGCACGAAGGCGGGCGGTCCGAGCTACCTGTTCGGCCTGGGCACCTGGCGTGACGCCCCCGTGACCGCGGCGGGCGCGCTCGACGCCGCCGCGCGCGCGGCGCTGGCCGCCTGCGACGACGCGTGGCTCGCGGCCGCGCTGGCCGCCGATGTCGCGGCGTTCGCCGACGAGTTCGGCGTCGCGCGCGACGTGCAGGGCCTCGCGCTCGAGCAGAACGTGCTCCGCTACGCGCCCGTGCCGGTCACGATCCGGGTCGAGGACGCGCCCGCACGTGAGATCGTCCGCGTGGCCGCCGCCGGCGCCCGCGCCGGCTCGGCCCTCACGGTCAGCTCGGCCGCCGCGCTCGAGCCCGCCGTTGCCGCCTACCTCGCCTCCGTCGGCGCCGCCGCGATGGTGGAGGACGCCGTCGCCTGGGCGGAGCGCCTGCGCGGGCTGACCGCCACGGGGGGACGCGTGCGCCTGCTCGGCGCCTCGCGCGCGGCCGTGGCCGAGGCGACGGACGGCGCCCCCAACGTCGCGGTCTACGACGGCCCCGTCGTCTCGGCCGGCCGCGTGGAGATGCTGACCTTCCTGCGCGAGCAGGCGGTGTCGATCACCGCGCACCGGTTCGGCAACCCGCGCCGCTACGAGGTGCCGCCGCTGGTGTGA